The following proteins come from a genomic window of Alosa alosa isolate M-15738 ecotype Scorff River chromosome 2, AALO_Geno_1.1, whole genome shotgun sequence:
- the LOC125290966 gene encoding uncharacterized protein LOC125290966 isoform X2, translating into MSKTTPSRTMSDCAQAYIGLALTGLALMISVCLNVLLYSLRRRDQKTRDAEEYLYDNSEHSENRFEEEVQQQENPIYGNICTNGGESEAANEMCYEPMTGRDPTPNERPADVSYASLDLRNAKKHKKKRKYQQNQTAQTQKAQFHATLPQGCLDVAEGEEDVTLPSRSSSLMVSRHSIYLNSQQITQEAQELGNAQGHTEEW; encoded by the exons ATGTCCAAAACTACTCCTAGCCGCACAATGTCGG ACTGTGCACAGGCCTATATAGGTCTGGCTCTGACCGGGCTGGCCTTGATGATTTCAGTCTGTTTAAATGTTTTGTTATATTCACTGAGACGCAGAGATCAAAAAACAAGAG ATGCTGAGGAGTATCTTTACGACAATTCTGAGCACAGTGAGAACAG GTTTGAGGAGGAAGTGCAACAACAGGAAAATCCAATCTATGGAAATATATGCACAAATGGGGGAG AATCTGAGGCGGCAAATGAGATGTGCTACGAACCAATGACAGGCCGGGACCCTACACCAAATGAAAGG CCTGCAGATGTCTCCTATGCTTCTCTGGACCTGAGAAATGCCAAAAAGCACAAAAAGAAGCGCAAGTACCAGCAAAACCAGACCGCTCAGACCCAAAAGGCCCAGTTTCACGCAACGTTGCCCCAGGGCTGTCTGGACGTGGCGGAGGGTGAGGAGGACGTCACCCTTCCCTCCAGGAGCTCCAGCCTCATGGTGTCCCGCCACAGCATCTACCTCAACAGCCAGCAGATCACACAGGAGGCCCAGGAGCTGGGAAATGCACAGGGCCACACAGAGGAGTGGTGA
- the LOC125290966 gene encoding uncharacterized protein LOC125290966 isoform X3 has product MSKTTPSRTMSDAEEYLYDNSEHSENRFEEEVQQQENPIYGNICTNGGESEAANEMCYEPMTGRDPTPNERPADVSYASLDLRNAKKHKKKRKYQQNQTAQTQKAQFHATLPQGCLDVAEGEEDVTLPSRSSSLMVSRHSIYLNSQQITQEAQELGNAQGHTEEW; this is encoded by the exons ATGTCCAAAACTACTCCTAGCCGCACAATGTCGG ATGCTGAGGAGTATCTTTACGACAATTCTGAGCACAGTGAGAACAG GTTTGAGGAGGAAGTGCAACAACAGGAAAATCCAATCTATGGAAATATATGCACAAATGGGGGAG AATCTGAGGCGGCAAATGAGATGTGCTACGAACCAATGACAGGCCGGGACCCTACACCAAATGAAAGG CCTGCAGATGTCTCCTATGCTTCTCTGGACCTGAGAAATGCCAAAAAGCACAAAAAGAAGCGCAAGTACCAGCAAAACCAGACCGCTCAGACCCAAAAGGCCCAGTTTCACGCAACGTTGCCCCAGGGCTGTCTGGACGTGGCGGAGGGTGAGGAGGACGTCACCCTTCCCTCCAGGAGCTCCAGCCTCATGGTGTCCCGCCACAGCATCTACCTCAACAGCCAGCAGATCACACAGGAGGCCCAGGAGCTGGGAAATGCACAGGGCCACACAGAGGAGTGGTGA
- the LOC125290966 gene encoding uncharacterized protein LOC125290966 isoform X1 has protein sequence MKLKFVLDFYPILDCAQAYIGLALTGLALMISVCLNVLLYSLRRRDQKTRDAEEYLYDNSEHSENRFEEEVQQQENPIYGNICTNGGESEAANEMCYEPMTGRDPTPNERPADVSYASLDLRNAKKHKKKRKYQQNQTAQTQKAQFHATLPQGCLDVAEGEEDVTLPSRSSSLMVSRHSIYLNSQQITQEAQELGNAQGHTEEW, from the exons ATGAAACTGAAATTTGTATTGGATTTCTACCCAATTTTAGACTGTGCACAGGCCTATATAGGTCTGGCTCTGACCGGGCTGGCCTTGATGATTTCAGTCTGTTTAAATGTTTTGTTATATTCACTGAGACGCAGAGATCAAAAAACAAGAG ATGCTGAGGAGTATCTTTACGACAATTCTGAGCACAGTGAGAACAG GTTTGAGGAGGAAGTGCAACAACAGGAAAATCCAATCTATGGAAATATATGCACAAATGGGGGAG AATCTGAGGCGGCAAATGAGATGTGCTACGAACCAATGACAGGCCGGGACCCTACACCAAATGAAAGG CCTGCAGATGTCTCCTATGCTTCTCTGGACCTGAGAAATGCCAAAAAGCACAAAAAGAAGCGCAAGTACCAGCAAAACCAGACCGCTCAGACCCAAAAGGCCCAGTTTCACGCAACGTTGCCCCAGGGCTGTCTGGACGTGGCGGAGGGTGAGGAGGACGTCACCCTTCCCTCCAGGAGCTCCAGCCTCATGGTGTCCCGCCACAGCATCTACCTCAACAGCCAGCAGATCACACAGGAGGCCCAGGAGCTGGGAAATGCACAGGGCCACACAGAGGAGTGGTGA